From a single Fusobacterium ulcerans ATCC 49185 genomic region:
- a CDS encoding TIM barrel protein, with product MRKILNITDFYTNEENEKMMKYYCDKYNFNGFELIKFNLEKDNAPLKKLIRGYHMRFFPMWLDLYQGKYEMLKEKFKENQEIFYWCGGTTREELIEYYKKELETADKLEAEYVVFHACYVDDEGSLIYEFQYSDKEVLQNVVDLVNEVFGEKKYKFKLLLENLWWPGLRLTSREEIEFLLENINYENIGFMLDTGHMLNNELKLRTVDEGIEYIEKNIAEMGELKKYIKGVHLNFSLSGKYFTEAIEKHKSSEAEREKTLKNIYSHVSQIDQHLPFEDGRIIEILESLPLDWVVYEFIYYDVEDLEKKVECQDKILKKLNFK from the coding sequence TATAACAGATTTTTATACTAATGAAGAAAATGAAAAAATGATGAAATATTATTGTGATAAGTATAATTTTAATGGCTTTGAGCTTATAAAATTTAATCTAGAAAAGGACAATGCTCCATTGAAAAAATTGATAAGAGGTTATCATATGAGATTTTTTCCAATGTGGCTGGATCTATATCAGGGAAAATATGAGATGCTCAAAGAAAAATTTAAAGAGAATCAGGAAATATTTTACTGGTGTGGTGGAACTACCAGAGAGGAATTAATTGAGTACTATAAAAAAGAATTAGAAACAGCAGATAAACTTGAAGCAGAATATGTTGTATTTCATGCATGCTATGTAGATGATGAAGGAAGTTTAATATATGAATTTCAATATTCAGATAAAGAGGTTCTTCAAAATGTTGTTGATCTGGTGAATGAAGTTTTTGGAGAGAAAAAATATAAGTTTAAACTTCTATTAGAAAATTTATGGTGGCCAGGTCTTAGATTGACTTCAAGAGAAGAGATAGAATTTCTGTTGGAAAATATAAACTATGAAAATATTGGCTTCATGCTTGATACAGGGCATATGCTGAATAATGAACTTAAGCTTAGAACAGTTGATGAAGGAATAGAGTATATTGAGAAAAATATTGCTGAAATGGGAGAATTGAAAAAGTATATAAAGGGAGTTCATCTGAACTTTTCTCTTTCAGGAAAATATTTTACAGAAGCTATAGAAAAACATAAAAGTTCAGAAGCTGAGAGAGAAAAAACTTTAAAAAATATATACAGTCATGTAAGTCAAATAGATCAACATCTTCCTTTTGAAGATGGAAGAATAATAGAAATATTGGAAAGTCTGCCATTGGATTGGGTGGTATATGAGTTTATATATTATGATGTTGAGGATTTAGAGAAAAAGGTAGAATGTCAGGATAAAATATTAAAGAAATTAAATTTTAAATAA
- a CDS encoding TonB-dependent receptor family protein: MKKVLMAAAILTVSTTIMAEENIASQRLNESVISTENFETSVLDTAKNVTIVTQEDIQNKGASTVAEALRGVPGLDIRSMDGSDPVFDMRGSGATAGSNTLVLLDGVPLNNIEGRYFTSQIPIDQIEKIEVIPSGGAVMYGDGATGGVINIITKLPQDKKNYGSVNMEAGSWNTRKGTVNYGTKIGDKFLLDTSYTYTEGDGYRTPHPDYKDGDTKKSLWLRGRYLLDDGYLEMRYNYNKVEDSYSDYLTKEKFDDSIKQHGASGGKYKNISNEYTLTYNKKLSDKLSFLIYGGYTENDYRYKATYYPTAYNENKRNLITQYYIKPQLKYTYGKDSYVILGGDYKNGKVEDRVSKNPDKEKESYGGYILNKTTVGQFQFTQGYRKERSDFDYFEFSQPDIKIKKKFSSDAYELAANYLYSDTGSIYLSFTQGFRTPNADDLGAWYGDIDVQETKAYELGVKDMYKNTYISSSIFLIDTDNEIYLKKDPTDKDYGKYGKNTNFDGKVRRIGGQVSLQHYFDRLTLRENISYIQPKVTSGKYDGKEFAGVPRWNANLGATYNFTDNILGNLDIYYSSKTYSTDDFANKLGKDNDYITVDTNLKYNFENGLEIYTGIRNLFDKKYANIVTSNTQYKVCYPADGRSYYAGFKYNF, translated from the coding sequence ATGAAAAAAGTTTTAATGGCAGCAGCAATACTAACAGTGAGTACAACAATAATGGCAGAGGAAAATATAGCCAGTCAGAGATTAAATGAATCAGTTATTTCTACAGAGAATTTTGAAACAAGTGTATTGGATACTGCTAAAAATGTAACTATTGTAACTCAGGAAGATATCCAGAATAAGGGAGCCAGCACAGTGGCAGAAGCTCTTAGAGGAGTTCCGGGGTTAGATATAAGATCAATGGATGGTTCCGATCCAGTATTTGATATGAGAGGATCAGGAGCTACAGCAGGAAGTAACACGCTTGTACTTTTAGATGGAGTTCCTTTGAATAATATAGAAGGAAGATATTTTACAAGTCAAATTCCTATTGATCAAATAGAGAAGATAGAAGTAATTCCTTCAGGTGGAGCTGTAATGTATGGAGATGGAGCTACTGGTGGAGTGATAAATATCATTACAAAACTTCCTCAAGATAAGAAAAATTATGGTAGTGTAAATATGGAAGCAGGGTCGTGGAACACAAGAAAAGGAACTGTAAATTATGGAACTAAAATAGGAGATAAATTTTTGTTGGATACTTCATATACATATACTGAGGGAGATGGATATAGAACTCCTCATCCTGACTATAAAGATGGAGATACAAAGAAATCGCTTTGGCTAAGAGGTAGATATCTGCTTGATGATGGATATTTGGAAATGAGATATAATTATAACAAAGTAGAAGATAGCTACAGTGATTATTTAACAAAAGAAAAATTTGATGACAGTATAAAACAACATGGAGCATCAGGAGGAAAATATAAAAATATATCAAATGAATATACTTTGACATATAATAAAAAATTATCTGATAAATTATCTTTTCTGATTTATGGAGGATATACAGAGAATGATTATAGATATAAAGCAACATATTATCCAACTGCATACAATGAAAATAAAAGAAATTTAATAACTCAATACTATATAAAACCACAATTAAAATATACTTATGGAAAAGATAGTTATGTGATTTTGGGTGGAGATTATAAAAATGGGAAAGTAGAAGATAGAGTATCTAAAAATCCAGATAAAGAAAAAGAATCATATGGAGGGTATATTTTAAATAAAACAACAGTTGGGCAATTCCAATTTACTCAGGGATATAGAAAAGAGAGAAGTGATTTTGATTATTTTGAGTTTTCACAACCAGATATTAAAATAAAAAAGAAATTTTCAAGTGATGCCTATGAATTAGCAGCAAATTATTTGTATTCTGATACAGGTAGTATTTATTTAAGTTTTACACAAGGATTTAGAACTCCAAATGCAGATGATTTAGGAGCATGGTATGGAGATATTGATGTGCAAGAAACAAAAGCATATGAACTTGGAGTAAAAGATATGTATAAAAATACATATATTTCTTCTTCTATATTTTTAATTGATACAGATAATGAAATTTATTTGAAAAAAGATCCTACAGATAAAGATTATGGAAAATATGGAAAAAATACTAACTTTGATGGAAAAGTAAGGAGAATAGGGGGACAAGTTTCTCTACAACATTATTTTGATAGATTAACTTTAAGAGAAAATATTTCATATATTCAACCTAAAGTAACAAGTGGAAAATATGATGGAAAAGAATTTGCTGGAGTGCCAAGATGGAATGCTAATTTAGGAGCAACATATAACTTTACTGATAATATTTTAGGAAACTTAGATATATATTACTCAAGCAAAACTTATTCAACTGATGACTTTGCTAATAAATTAGGTAAGGATAATGATTATATAACAGTTGATACTAACTTGAAATATAATTTTGAAAATGGTTTAGAAATATACACAGGAATAAGAAATTTATTTGATAAAAAATATGCAAATATTGTAACATCTAATACTCAATATAAAGTATGCTATCCAGCAGATGGAAGAAGTTATTATGCAGGATTTAAATATAATTTTTAG
- a CDS encoding ABC transporter substrate-binding protein — protein sequence MMIKKFLVIILFLFSVTSFSKEYNRIASGSPSVTEILYELGLKDKIIAMDKNSDVKGLDDMKIPKVSFYQIDTESIFSLKADLIILSTFNRADREDFIEFMKKKGTDVIYISDIKSIEDIYSCIREIGEKTERKSEAENIISKMEKEINEVKEISKNIKNKKKAYFEISPFPSMYTFGKDVFMNEMLEIAGVENIFNDKSGWFIPSLEVIARRNPDIIFTSTYQVDDPVKEIIDRGNWNIIKAVRERKIYPISREAVRPSIRIIEVIKRIAEVSYPEYYESK from the coding sequence ATGATGATAAAAAAGTTTTTAGTAATAATTTTATTCCTTTTTTCAGTTACATCTTTTTCTAAAGAATACAACAGGATAGCATCTGGAAGTCCATCAGTAACAGAAATACTTTATGAATTAGGATTGAAAGATAAAATAATTGCAATGGATAAAAATTCTGATGTAAAAGGGTTAGATGATATGAAAATACCAAAAGTAAGTTTTTATCAAATAGATACTGAAAGTATTTTCTCATTAAAAGCAGACTTGATAATACTTTCTACATTTAACAGAGCAGATAGAGAAGATTTTATTGAATTTATGAAGAAAAAGGGAACAGATGTAATTTATATTTCTGATATAAAAAGTATAGAGGATATTTATAGTTGTATTAGAGAAATAGGAGAAAAGACAGAAAGGAAATCTGAAGCAGAAAATATAATTTCTAAAATGGAAAAAGAAATAAACGAAGTAAAAGAAATAAGTAAAAATATAAAAAATAAAAAGAAAGCATATTTTGAAATATCACCCTTCCCTTCTATGTATACATTTGGCAAAGATGTATTTATGAATGAAATGTTAGAAATTGCAGGGGTAGAAAATATATTTAATGATAAAAGCGGATGGTTTATTCCAAGTTTAGAAGTTATAGCAAGAAGAAATCCAGATATAATATTTACAAGTACTTATCAAGTTGATGATCCAGTAAAAGAAATTATTGATAGAGGAAATTGGAATATAATAAAAGCTGTAAGAGAAAGAAAAATATATCCAATAAGCAGAGAAGCTGTCAGACCATCTATTAGAATAATTGAAGTAATAAAAAGAATAGCAGAAGTAAGTTATCCAGAGTATTATGAAAGTAAATAA
- a CDS encoding tyrosine-type recombinase/integrase produces MKRANGTGSITKLTGNRRNPWRVRIATKNSDGRTYRVNLGCYKTKKEAVEALAAFQTNPRDLSLDKLTFKNIYDRWVDYEFPLLSKERQYVYKRMFEKCFILHNVKFKELRHTDFSIILDENTHSIGIEIKNLFSKVSKFAMKNDLIEKDYSLFLEYRKKHEVKREKKTFTDEEIQELWNNLYKHEEVDTTLIMIYSGLRIGEIIAMKKENVDLESGIIKGAGIKTDAGKKRVVPIHSKIYRLILNRYKMTSSEYIFEFPGNTYGAKHQHYRRALDKLTKELKLHYHSAHDCRHTFATLLNNADANTTAIKNIIGHSSFDLTEQVYTHKSIDELKKAIEKIN; encoded by the coding sequence ATGAAAAGAGCTAATGGAACTGGTAGTATAACCAAATTAACTGGAAATAGGCGTAATCCTTGGAGAGTAAGAATAGCAACTAAAAATTCTGATGGAAGAACCTACAGAGTTAATTTAGGATGCTATAAAACTAAAAAAGAAGCTGTAGAAGCTTTAGCAGCTTTTCAAACTAACCCAAGGGATTTATCTCTTGATAAACTTACTTTTAAAAATATATATGACAGATGGGTTGATTATGAATTCCCTCTATTAAGTAAGGAACGTCAATATGTGTATAAAAGAATGTTTGAAAAATGTTTTATTTTACACAATGTCAAATTTAAAGAATTGCGTCACACAGATTTTTCAATAATTCTAGATGAAAACACCCATTCAATAGGTATTGAAATAAAAAACTTATTTAGCAAAGTTTCTAAGTTTGCTATGAAAAATGACTTGATAGAAAAAGACTATAGCCTATTTTTAGAATACAGGAAAAAACATGAGGTTAAACGTGAAAAGAAAACATTTACTGATGAAGAAATACAAGAATTATGGAATAATTTATATAAACATGAAGAGGTAGATACAACACTCATTATGATTTATTCTGGATTGCGTATTGGTGAAATTATAGCTATGAAAAAAGAGAATGTTGATTTAGAAAGTGGAATTATCAAAGGAGCTGGAATAAAAACAGATGCTGGTAAAAAAAGAGTAGTTCCAATCCATTCAAAAATATATAGACTAATCCTCAATAGGTATAAAATGACTTCTAGTGAATATATTTTTGAGTTTCCAGGTAATACATATGGAGCAAAGCATCAACATTATAGAAGAGCTTTAGATAAATTAACAAAAGAATTAAAATTACACTATCACAGTGCCCATGATTGCAGGCATACCTTTGCTACACTTTTAAATAATGCTGATGCAAATACCACAGCAATTAAAAATATAATTGGCCATAGCAGCTTTGATCTTACTGAGCAAGTATACACACATAAAAGTATAGATGAACTCAAAAAAGCTATAGAAAAGATAAATTAA
- a CDS encoding helix-turn-helix domain-containing protein → MSFGKELEKIRKKNKDSLRKLAEKTGVTHSYIQQIENGTRPSSLEFLEKVTIIYSEDKEALELTYCKEKIPKSIYSRIDEMTNIILKEDSFNIFFLKLFSKLDINGKKQVMELIVSKLEKLSDDEKYKKDEKLLEEIREFIKKIG, encoded by the coding sequence ATGAGTTTTGGAAAAGAGTTAGAAAAAATAAGGAAAAAGAACAAAGATAGCCTTAGAAAATTAGCTGAAAAAACTGGAGTAACTCATAGTTATATTCAACAAATCGAAAATGGAACTCGACCTTCAAGTTTAGAATTTTTAGAAAAAGTAACAATAATTTATTCAGAAGATAAAGAAGCTTTAGAATTAACATATTGTAAGGAAAAAATCCCTAAATCTATCTATAGTAGAATAGATGAAATGACTAATATAATATTAAAAGAGGATTCTTTTAATATCTTTTTTTTAAAATTATTTAGTAAATTAGATATTAATGGAAAAAAACAAGTAATGGAATTGATTGTAAGTAAATTAGAAAAGCTGAGTGATGATGAGAAATACAAAAAAGATGAGAAGCTATTAGAAGAGATAAGAGAGTTTATAAAAAAAATTGGATAA
- a CDS encoding sce7726 family protein, whose translation MKIYDKDIRPILYDKISNLKEFTSDNTSIIIDEFPVVEGSARVDIAVVNGKLHGFEIKSEQDTLDRLSDQIFFYNMVFDKMTLVVSEKFKDKLINIIPKWWGIYYIKTVGNKPKLVVEKKSKLNKDIKIEAFLSLLWRNEMLELLLSNNIKKGVKSKNKEDLTQIIIKNFSFNEIKNFTRLKLKTRNIERAVLVSKLCDDL comes from the coding sequence TTGAAAATTTATGATAAAGATATTAGACCAATTTTATATGATAAAATTTCAAACTTGAAGGAATTTACTTCAGATAATACTTCTATTATTATAGATGAATTTCCTGTAGTTGAAGGATCTGCTAGAGTTGATATAGCTGTGGTTAATGGAAAACTACATGGTTTTGAAATTAAAAGTGAACAAGATACATTAGATAGACTTTCAGATCAAATATTCTTTTATAATATGGTTTTTGATAAAATGACATTGGTTGTTTCTGAGAAGTTTAAAGATAAATTAATAAACATAATTCCTAAATGGTGGGGGATATATTATATAAAAACAGTTGGAAATAAACCTAAGTTAGTTGTAGAAAAAAAATCAAAATTGAATAAAGATATTAAAATAGAGGCATTTCTATCCTTATTATGGAGAAATGAAATGCTGGAATTATTGTTATCTAATAATATTAAAAAAGGAGTGAAATCTAAAAATAAAGAAGATCTCACTCAAATTATTATAAAAAATTTTTCTTTTAATGAAATTAAAAACTTCACTAGACTTAAATTAAAGACTCGTAATATTGAGAGAGCTGTTCTAGTATCAAAACTATGTGATGATTTGTAG
- a CDS encoding beta family protein, translating into MNNDLTIHQSKEVKIIDNIIYMPILKANQGEFNGYYMLEKKNKNKMIPIFEMKTIEELKKFKTESEQEQEIEKTKKSLKKNIDKTCASFYGLDSKNHYEFLETMVEEYENIIPVVESKYFSIFEKNILQNKKIKNFILRMKLPIFIDEMEEEEILNIVKKYEKEFKILINLDLQDAYNDSNTRENYSQAKKILEFFEKNDLKNEIIISSSSLPKNLEEIENGGTKEFLKLEFEIFKKLCSKFKNLKFIYSDYGIAKNVDVMIDFSKINKQSILAKIRYTLPESYFLLKGKNADKKLQTPKISIKELIKKLIDSDKFLGEDFSTGDKKLKEILDDPKSKGTPKQVIEYTTNHHIVLILEQLSQYYESLI; encoded by the coding sequence ATGAACAATGATCTAACAATACATCAATCAAAGGAGGTTAAAATTATAGACAATATTATTTATATGCCTATTTTAAAAGCAAATCAAGGTGAGTTTAATGGTTATTATATGTTAGAAAAAAAAAATAAAAATAAAATGATTCCAATATTTGAAATGAAAACAATTGAAGAATTAAAAAAATTTAAAACTGAAAGTGAGCAAGAGCAGGAAATAGAAAAAACAAAAAAATCACTGAAAAAAAATATAGATAAAACTTGTGCTTCTTTTTATGGCTTAGATAGTAAAAATCATTATGAGTTTTTAGAAACAATGGTAGAAGAATATGAAAATATTATTCCAGTAGTTGAAAGTAAATATTTTTCTATCTTTGAAAAAAATATATTGCAAAATAAAAAAATAAAAAACTTTATTTTAAGAATGAAATTGCCAATTTTTATAGATGAAATGGAAGAAGAAGAAATTTTAAATATTGTAAAAAAATATGAAAAAGAATTTAAAATATTGATTAATCTTGATCTACAAGATGCATACAATGATAGCAATACTAGAGAAAATTATAGTCAAGCAAAAAAAATATTAGAATTTTTTGAAAAAAATGATCTAAAAAATGAAATAATCATATCTTCATCTTCTTTACCTAAAAATCTTGAAGAAATTGAGAATGGAGGAACAAAAGAATTTTTAAAATTAGAGTTTGAAATTTTTAAAAAACTATGTTCTAAATTTAAAAATTTAAAATTTATTTATTCAGATTATGGAATAGCTAAAAATGTTGATGTTATGATAGATTTTTCAAAAATAAATAAACAAAGCATTTTGGCAAAAATAAGATATACTTTACCAGAGTCATATTTTTTATTAAAAGGAAAAAATGCTGATAAAAAATTGCAAACACCTAAAATTTCTATCAAGGAGCTTATAAAAAAGCTAATAGATTCTGATAAATTTTTAGGAGAAGATTTTTCAACTGGAGATAAAAAACTAAAAGAAATATTAGATGATCCTAAAAGCAAGGGAACACCTAAACAAGTAATAGAATATACTACAAATCATCACATAGTTTTGATACTAGAACAGCTCTCTCAATATTACGAGTCTTTAATTTAA
- a CDS encoding ImmA/IrrE family metallo-endopeptidase, translating to MRYGNIEVSEEMYRFLHFKITQVIRDINDCFKISFNDITFKEIQKYYEEKFNYTYADYPLSDKAYIIAGSLVRGENGKIVIGVNVNSNISKEKQNLTKMHETTHGLMHTKSNLHSQNFSKILNYFAYSESEQRDEAEADFGALIFMINDMALYNHIIKEHSFKFLCQKFGIDSPSLALRLKLFLHYNCGLSEATSHLFVSRFIEGYNTPILNTFKQRIF from the coding sequence ATGCGTTATGGAAATATTGAGGTTTCAGAAGAGATGTATAGATTTCTTCACTTTAAAATAACACAAGTAATTAGAGATATTAATGATTGTTTTAAAATTTCTTTCAATGATATCACTTTCAAAGAAATTCAAAAATATTATGAAGAAAAATTTAATTATACTTATGCTGATTATCCTTTATCTGACAAAGCTTATATCATAGCTGGAAGTTTAGTAAGAGGAGAAAATGGAAAAATAGTTATAGGGGTTAATGTTAATTCTAATATTAGTAAAGAAAAACAAAATTTAACAAAAATGCATGAAACAACTCATGGATTAATGCATACAAAATCTAATCTGCATTCTCAAAACTTTTCTAAAATTTTAAATTATTTTGCTTATTCTGAATCTGAGCAAAGAGATGAAGCAGAAGCAGACTTTGGCGCTTTAATTTTTATGATTAATGATATGGCACTTTATAATCATATTATCAAAGAACATAGTTTTAAATTTCTTTGTCAAAAATTTGGTATTGATTCACCTTCGTTAGCATTAAGATTGAAACTATTTCTTCACTATAATTGTGGTCTTTCTGAAGCTACTTCTCATTTATTTGTTTCAAGATTTATAGAAGGTTATAACACTCCTATTTTGAACACTTTTAAACAGAGAATTTTCTAA
- a CDS encoding helix-turn-helix domain-containing protein: MGILNTNIKKYRLKRNFTLEALANEVGTSKQTIQRYESGVITNIPSDKIEKIAEVLKVSPGILMGWEKENVENATSIEDPFITYKIDTDGLKTADIEELKKELDSFTDYLISKLKNKKD; encoded by the coding sequence GTGGGAATATTAAATACTAATATAAAAAAATATCGATTAAAAAGAAACTTTACTTTAGAAGCCTTAGCTAATGAAGTAGGAACAAGTAAACAAACTATTCAAAGATACGAAAGTGGAGTTATTACTAATATTCCTTCAGATAAAATAGAAAAAATTGCAGAAGTATTAAAAGTGTCTCCTGGTATCTTAATGGGATGGGAAAAAGAAAATGTAGAAAATGCAACTTCTATAGAAGACCCTTTTATTACATATAAAATAGATACTGATGGATTAAAAACTGCTGATATAGAAGAATTGAAGAAAGAACTTGATTCTTTTACTGATTACCTAATTTCAAAATTAAAAAATAAAAAGGATTGA
- a CDS encoding helix-turn-helix domain-containing protein: protein MIDVNELRGIIAKRGFSQASVAKKLEITPKTFYEKMKKGVFDSDEIEEMINILNIDNPIEIFFKKSVT, encoded by the coding sequence ATGATAGATGTGAATGAGTTAAGAGGAATAATAGCAAAAAGAGGATTTTCACAAGCTAGTGTAGCTAAAAAACTAGAAATTACACCTAAAACTTTTTATGAAAAAATGAAAAAAGGAGTTTTTGACAGTGATGAAATAGAAGAAATGATTAATATCTTAAATATTGATAATCCAATTGAAATTTTTTTTAAAAAATCTGTCACTTAA
- a CDS encoding KilA-N domain-containing protein — protein MKNLVIKDYLGNSMEFRVVDGCVYANANRMADGFGGNQKLKDWKDSPNTKRYLEAFKSKLGKISLVKSEEGRYGGTWIHEKLILNFARYLNVEFELWCDEQIATLLREGRVESKNPISKEKRLEIMEKNANVRMSKQYLKLAELTNNPRYKEVLIALGTNTMSNKEILPLPKLEQKSYTAEEIGEILGISKNMVGRIANANGLKIEKNGYLAQDKSPYSNKSVEAFRYYECAIEEFKKVLNGGN, from the coding sequence ATGAAAAACTTAGTAATTAAAGATTATTTAGGAAATAGTATGGAATTTAGAGTAGTAGATGGATGTGTATATGCAAATGCAAATAGAATGGCTGATGGTTTTGGAGGAAATCAAAAACTGAAAGATTGGAAAGATAGTCCTAATACCAAAAGATACCTTGAAGCCTTTAAAAGTAAACTAGGGAAAATTTCCCTAGTTAAAAGTGAAGAGGGAAGATATGGTGGAACATGGATACATGAAAAACTTATTTTAAATTTTGCAAGATACCTTAATGTAGAATTCGAGTTATGGTGTGATGAACAAATAGCTACTTTATTGAGAGAAGGGAGAGTAGAAAGTAAAAATCCTATTTCTAAAGAAAAAAGGCTTGAAATAATGGAAAAGAATGCTAATGTCAGAATGAGTAAACAATATTTAAAACTAGCAGAATTAACAAATAATCCAAGATACAAAGAAGTTTTAATTGCTTTGGGAACTAATACTATGAGTAATAAAGAAATTTTACCATTACCAAAATTAGAACAAAAAAGCTATACAGCTGAAGAAATAGGAGAAATATTAGGTATATCTAAAAATATGGTAGGAAGAATAGCAAATGCTAATGGATTAAAAATTGAAAAAAATGGTTATTTAGCTCAAGATAAATCACCTTATAGTAATAAGTCTGTAGAAGCTTTTAGATATTATGAGTGTGCTATAGAGGAATTTAAGAAAGTATTAAATGGAGGAAATTAA
- a CDS encoding phage replisome organizer N-terminal domain-containing protein, translating into MSVTKKYYWLKLNIDFFDREEIKLIENSPNGKDYIIFYMKLLLKSTNTDGRLMFKDVIPYTDEMLATITNTNIDVVRSAVKMFIQLGMMDKLDDGALFMIETQNMIGSETEYAKKQREYREKKKQELIEDKREDNIETKKDIVRQEKEIELDKEIDINNTHTEKIEKVENLNNDPVIIQQVLKKYKELGLPEYEYRPDNYVILEVYNNLGANKLLEALKIMSESEFVKNNLSINTIFKLDNLKKALNGNFKEKKKTKDKPKEFKKTEYKDFTGDIIDEILGIEGG; encoded by the coding sequence ATGTCTGTAACAAAAAAATATTACTGGTTAAAATTGAATATAGATTTCTTTGATAGAGAGGAAATAAAACTTATAGAAAATTCTCCAAATGGAAAAGATTATATTATTTTTTATATGAAATTATTGTTAAAAAGTACTAATACTGATGGAAGATTGATGTTCAAGGATGTTATTCCTTACACTGATGAAATGTTAGCAACTATAACAAATACAAATATAGATGTTGTGAGAAGTGCTGTAAAAATGTTTATTCAATTGGGTATGATGGATAAACTTGATGATGGAGCTCTATTCATGATTGAAACTCAAAATATGATAGGAAGTGAAACTGAATACGCAAAGAAACAGAGGGAATATAGAGAGAAAAAGAAACAAGAATTAATTGAGGACAAAAGAGAAGACAATATTGAGACAAAAAAAGACATTGTCCGACAAGAGAAAGAGATAGAGTTAGATAAAGAGATAGATATAAATAATACACACACAGAGAAAATTGAAAAAGTAGAAAATTTAAATAATGATCCTGTAATAATCCAGCAGGTATTAAAAAAATATAAAGAGTTAGGATTGCCAGAATATGAGTATAGACCAGATAACTACGTAATCCTTGAAGTATATAACAATTTAGGAGCTAATAAACTACTGGAAGCACTAAAGATAATGAGTGAAAGTGAATTTGTTAAAAACAATCTAAGCATTAACACTATATTCAAGCTAGATAATTTAAAAAAGGCTCTTAATGGGAATTTTAAGGAAAAGAAAAAAACAAAAGATAAACCTAAAGAATTTAAAAAAACAGAATATAAAGATTTTACAGGAGATATCATAGATGAAATACTTGGAATTGAAGGAGGATAA
- a CDS encoding ATP-binding protein: protein MKKCEHCGKEYIENPSIHEALPEYIKEKIKLIPSCDCLEKQREKELKELEKKRLQECIMNRVKKYKDISVIDSKFLKSKFENADMSEKHMVLVKRYADNFLVKDKPIGMLLYGDVGIGKTFAIACIANYLMEKGKTVLAMNLALYLGKLRREWDEAEQDILKQAETCDLLVIDDFGAEKGLDGNQTGWRAEKIYNLIDARYRAEKPLIISTNLNFDKDEKKCEITEKFSSQGKNRIRDRIIDMCFPVKVEGSSKRGKIIGENFKNFMS from the coding sequence GTGAAAAAATGTGAACATTGTGGAAAAGAGTATATAGAAAATCCTAGTATTCATGAGGCATTACCAGAATACATAAAAGAAAAAATAAAGCTTATTCCATCTTGTGACTGTTTGGAAAAACAAAGAGAAAAAGAACTGAAAGAGCTAGAAAAAAAGAGACTTCAAGAATGTATCATGAACAGAGTAAAAAAATATAAAGATATTTCTGTAATAGATTCTAAATTCTTAAAAAGCAAATTTGAAAATGCTGATATGAGTGAAAAACATATGGTTTTAGTTAAAAGATATGCAGATAATTTTTTAGTAAAGGACAAACCAATAGGTATGTTACTTTATGGTGATGTAGGTATTGGAAAAACATTTGCTATAGCTTGCATAGCTAACTATCTCATGGAGAAAGGGAAAACAGTCCTTGCAATGAATTTAGCTTTATATCTTGGAAAGTTAAGAAGAGAATGGGATGAAGCAGAGCAAGATATATTAAAGCAAGCTGAAACTTGTGATCTTTTGGTAATCGATGACTTTGGGGCAGAAAAAGGACTGGATGGCAACCAAACAGGGTGGAGAGCAGAGAAAATATACAACTTGATTGATGCTAGATACAGAGCAGAAAAACCTTTAATTATATCAACTAACTTAAATTTTGACAAAGATGAAAAAAAATGTGAAATAACAGAAAAATTCTCTAGTCAAGGAAAGAACAGAATAAGAGATAGAATAATTGATATGTGTTTTCCTGTAAAGGTAGAAGGAAGCAGTAAAAGAGGAAAAATAATTGGAGAAAATTTTAAGAACTTTATGTCATAA